The DNA region TGTGTCCAGTCCTTTGGTCAAAGATGCCCCACCCTTTTTAATGAGGAGGAGGCATTTTAAACTACCAAGGGAAAACATTGAGCATACTGAATGTGAAACTTCTGATTCTTCAAaccaattacattattttttccccCAGGGATAAAAAGGAGGGCACTCTGTCAGAAGGGCGGTGTCACGTGAAGTGCAGCTGGGGCGGGTGGTGGAGAGGCCAAGCCTTTCGCAAACCATCTACAACTCTTACCACCTGAAGGAAGCTTCTGAGAAGGGGTACTGCATCTTGAAGCCAGACAAGAATCCCTGAAGGGGAGAGGGAGTGAGGAGGGAAGGGGGGAGACTGGGAAACAAGAAATCATCTCCTCTGACCTCTAGTGAAGTGCCAGGTTTTTTCTTTAGCTCttcacattttctaaatttgCAGATCTGGTGTCCCGTTTTGCGATTCCTGCAACTGCTGCAAACGCCACAGTTGATGAGCCTCTTGCAGGGCACGCAGACCCCAcaccttttcctcttcttcttggCTGGGTTGGCTCCGCCAGCTCCCCctgaggaggacgaggaggaggaggaatgatTCTGCGGGCAGTCTGCCAGATTGGCAATTTGAAACGCACTGTCTGTGACGGCTGCTGAGGCTGCTGCGGGGGAGTGAAGGGCTGTCATGACGATGACCCCTGGAGGTAATGAGATGCCCCCTAAAGCCGGGATAGCGGAAAAAGTCCCCACGCGCTCGGGGAGATTCATTATCTCTGCTTCAGCAGCGCCGCATTTGAGCTTGTTCATGCATTCCCCCGCCAAAGGTCTGCAGTGTTCAGGGGATAAGGTGGAGAGGAAATTAGTATTTGCCATTTGCAACGACGGCTCTGGCGGGCAGCCAGCTTTCCCCAGCCTCTGGGAGTCGTTTCGGTGGTGCATGCTGGtcctgctgccgccgccgccgccgccgccgccgccgccgccgccaccgccaccgccgGCGGGGAGGATtgccgaggaggaggaggcggaggaggaggcggcggcggagGAGGATTTCCTGCCGCCCccaccgcccccgcccccgccccc from Piliocolobus tephrosceles isolate RC106 chromosome 3, ASM277652v3, whole genome shotgun sequence includes:
- the CXXC4 gene encoding CXXC-type zinc finger protein 4; the protein is MNTNVCVEPGPSPEAPGLPKESHLPEGALNSLVDYNSEMERYRSFATSFYKTNGGAFPQAAKIARITTPIFPSSAAAAAAAARIGMSPWNCDNAATAAAATAMLWGSGGGGGGGGGGGGGGGGGGGGGGGGGGGGGGRKSSSAAASSSASSSSAILPAGGGGGGGGGGGGGGGGSRTSMHHRNDSQRLGKAGCPPEPSLQMANTNFLSTLSPEHCRPLAGECMNKLKCGAAEAEIMNLPERVGTFSAIPALGGISLPPGVIVMTALHSPAAASAAVTDSAFQIANLADCPQNHSSSSSSSSGGAGGANPAKKKRKRCGVCVPCKRLINCGVCSSCRNRKTGHQICKFRKCEELKKKPGTSLERTPVPSAEAFRWFF